Proteins co-encoded in one Sinobacterium norvegicum genomic window:
- the pstA gene encoding phosphate ABC transporter permease PstA, translating into MEKNNLTAMSKSADIDLTKSFKSKRSISNTLFTWFMLGCGLIACIPLFSILYMLVIEGAPRLNWETLTALPPVGFETGGGIGNAIVGTLVMVGIASVISIPMGILAAVYINEIAPNSALAKGGKFLARVLTGLPSILAGVFAYAAVVIVLGTYSAIAGGIALAILMVPTVILTTAEALKSVPQKMKDAAYGLGCTRSQVVWKIVLPTAFPSIITGVLLAVAGAAGESAPLLFTALFSNYHMSDLNDPTASLSILIYNFSGLPFPNQIELAWTASLVLVLIILIFNILARLVGRRKF; encoded by the coding sequence ATGGAAAAAAATAATCTCACAGCGATGTCGAAATCAGCCGACATCGACTTAACCAAAAGTTTTAAAAGTAAGCGCTCGATCAGCAATACGTTGTTTACCTGGTTTATGCTGGGCTGTGGTTTGATCGCCTGTATACCGCTGTTTTCTATTCTCTATATGTTGGTCATAGAAGGCGCCCCACGGCTGAACTGGGAGACGCTGACGGCGCTGCCACCGGTGGGCTTCGAAACGGGTGGCGGTATCGGTAACGCCATTGTCGGTACCCTGGTCATGGTCGGCATTGCCTCGGTCATCAGTATTCCCATGGGTATCTTGGCGGCGGTTTATATTAACGAGATTGCACCGAACTCGGCGCTGGCCAAGGGCGGTAAGTTTCTCGCCCGCGTCTTGACCGGCCTGCCCTCTATCCTAGCCGGTGTCTTTGCCTATGCCGCTGTTGTTATCGTGTTAGGCACTTACTCGGCGATTGCCGGTGGTATTGCGCTGGCTATCTTAATGGTGCCGACGGTGATTCTAACCACCGCCGAGGCATTAAAAAGCGTGCCGCAAAAAATGAAAGATGCCGCCTACGGTTTGGGCTGTACCCGGAGCCAGGTGGTTTGGAAGATCGTCTTACCGACGGCATTCCCCAGTATTATCACCGGTGTTTTACTCGCAGTCGCCGGCGCCGCCGGTGAATCGGCTCCGCTGCTGTTTACCGCCTTGTTCAGTAATTACCACATGAGTGACCTCAATGACCCGACCGCATCGTTATCGATTTTGATCTATAACTTCTCCGGTCTGCCGTTCCCCAATCAGATTGAATTGGCCTGGACTGCATCGCTGGTATTGGTTCTCATTATATTAATTTTCAACATACTCGCCCGCCTAGTCGGCCGACGTAAGTTTTAA
- the pstC gene encoding phosphate ABC transporter permease subunit PstC — protein MSQQRFEALADKNGLTQPPTRMDSLRDTVFRAAAYTCVAAIFLLVVYIFWTIGSEAWPAIDKFGLSFLTGQEWSSAKQQFGVLPEIWGTLFSSLLALAIGGFFGIGIAIFLTQNYLHGFFANVFRNLVELLAAIPSVVYGLWGIYVLIPAIRPGAQWLHEHLGWFPLFGTELNGPGLAPAALVLAVMILPTVAAISMDALRRIPERTHEAVYGMGATRYEAITKVMLPTASSGILAALILGFGRALGETMALAMLIGSSNQISWSLFSPANTLASLMASSFPEAGELEIHSLMYAAVILLVITFVVNMLGLWIQQVTKRKFEGQ, from the coding sequence ATGTCCCAACAGCGTTTTGAAGCACTAGCCGACAAGAACGGCTTAACCCAGCCACCAACCAGAATGGACTCGCTCCGTGATACTGTGTTCCGTGCTGCTGCTTACACCTGTGTTGCCGCCATTTTCTTATTAGTGGTGTATATTTTCTGGACAATTGGCTCGGAAGCCTGGCCGGCGATAGATAAATTCGGCCTGTCGTTTCTTACCGGCCAAGAGTGGAGCTCTGCCAAGCAGCAGTTCGGCGTCCTACCCGAAATCTGGGGTACCTTATTCAGTTCATTATTAGCCTTGGCGATTGGCGGTTTCTTCGGCATCGGCATTGCAATTTTCCTCACACAAAATTATTTGCACGGCTTTTTTGCTAATGTTTTTCGCAATCTTGTAGAGTTGTTAGCCGCCATCCCCAGTGTTGTTTATGGTCTTTGGGGTATTTATGTATTAATTCCAGCGATTCGCCCAGGGGCCCAATGGCTACACGAACACCTCGGTTGGTTCCCGTTGTTTGGCACCGAGTTAAACGGCCCGGGCTTAGCACCGGCGGCGCTGGTCTTGGCGGTCATGATACTGCCTACCGTGGCGGCAATTTCGATGGATGCGCTGCGTCGTATTCCCGAGCGTACCCATGAAGCCGTTTACGGCATGGGCGCCACCCGTTACGAGGCCATTACCAAGGTAATGCTACCAACGGCCTCCTCCGGTATTTTGGCGGCATTGATACTCGGCTTTGGTCGCGCACTCGGCGAAACCATGGCGCTGGCGATGTTGATCGGCAGCTCTAACCAAATCAGTTGGTCGCTGTTTTCACCGGCCAACACCCTGGCCTCATTAATGGCATCGAGCTTCCCCGAAGCTGGCGAATTAGAAATTCACTCGTTAATGTACGCCGCCGTCATTTTGTTAGTCATCACCTTTGTCGTCAACATGCTAGGCCTGTGGATACAACAGGTGACTAAGCGCAAGTTTGAGGGACAGTAA
- the pstS gene encoding phosphate ABC transporter substrate-binding protein PstS — protein MTITKKFLKPAIISLACTVSLVAATTATAADKFVGSGSSFIYPLMSTWAKTYSDQHDIQIDYQSKGSGAGVRDLISGVVNFAVSDAAMNEKEEAKLAGGAVYLPVTAGEIVVSYNLNGVGELKLSRSTLVDIFMGKISRWDDAAIAADNQGVALPDQRITVVTRSDGSGSTFAFTNHLSAVSPEWNDAVGTGKSVQWAAKSNFVAAPRNDGVAATIMQTPGAIGYIEYGYAVVTKQPMAALENAAGKFVAPGPETGAAALANVQWPENLVAFAADPQGDNAYPITTFTWMMLPQQSNNPEGAAVLRDFVEYILTDGQQVAEQMGYIPVPENLKQLMRESVKQAQ, from the coding sequence ATGACGATTACTAAGAAGTTTTTGAAACCCGCGATTATCAGTCTTGCCTGTACTGTCAGTTTGGTTGCTGCAACCACCGCCACCGCCGCCGATAAGTTTGTCGGCTCCGGTTCATCCTTCATCTACCCATTGATGTCTACCTGGGCAAAAACCTACAGTGACCAGCATGATATCCAGATTGATTATCAATCAAAGGGCTCGGGTGCCGGTGTTCGTGATTTGATCAGCGGCGTGGTTAATTTTGCGGTTTCAGATGCGGCAATGAATGAAAAAGAAGAGGCCAAGCTAGCCGGCGGTGCCGTCTATCTGCCAGTGACTGCCGGTGAGATTGTCGTATCTTACAACCTTAACGGTGTCGGTGAACTCAAGCTTAGCCGTTCTACTCTGGTCGATATCTTCATGGGCAAGATCAGCCGCTGGGATGACGCGGCCATCGCCGCCGATAACCAGGGCGTGGCACTGCCTGATCAGCGTATTACTGTGGTAACACGCTCAGATGGCTCAGGTTCAACCTTCGCCTTTACCAACCACCTCAGCGCTGTCAGCCCTGAGTGGAATGACGCTGTCGGCACGGGTAAGTCGGTACAGTGGGCCGCCAAGTCAAACTTCGTCGCCGCACCGCGTAACGACGGTGTTGCCGCCACCATTATGCAAACCCCTGGCGCCATTGGTTACATCGAATACGGTTATGCCGTTGTCACCAAGCAGCCCATGGCCGCCCTCGAAAACGCCGCTGGCAAGTTTGTGGCTCCCGGCCCTGAGACCGGTGCTGCGGCACTGGCCAATGTACAGTGGCCTGAGAATCTGGTTGCCTTCGCCGCCGACCCACAGGGCGACAATGCCTACCCGATCACTACCTTTACCTGGATGATGCTGCCTCAGCAGAGTAACAACCCAGAGGGGGCGGCGGTACTGCGCGACTTCGTAGAATACATTCTTACCGACGGCCAGCAGGTTGCCGAGCAAATGGGTTACATCCCTGTGCCAGAAAACCTCAAGCAGCTAATGCGCGAATCGGTTAAGCAAGCACAGTAA
- a CDS encoding NAD(P)H-dependent oxidoreductase: protein MADSAQKILILFAHPSQDRSEVNRALFQQCQHQDNITAVDLYGEYPDYHINIEREQQRLVTHDIIIFLYPLYWYSTPAILKEWQDLVLEYGFAYGADGTALEGKTFFCAISAGGPEEAYQQQGFNHFTLNELLQPIEQTARLTGMRYLPPFALFSSRTAVDEGRLPAHIDDWQRLLTALQQGRLNLKLARQQNRLNNPLTTLIEAEL, encoded by the coding sequence ATGGCTGACTCTGCACAGAAAATATTGATCCTATTCGCTCACCCCTCCCAGGATCGGTCGGAGGTGAACCGGGCGCTGTTCCAGCAATGCCAACACCAAGACAATATCACCGCCGTCGACCTCTACGGGGAATACCCCGACTACCACATCAATATTGAGCGTGAACAACAGCGCCTGGTCACCCATGATATTATTATTTTTTTGTACCCGCTGTATTGGTACTCGACCCCGGCCATACTCAAAGAGTGGCAGGATTTAGTCCTCGAATACGGCTTTGCCTATGGTGCCGATGGCACGGCGCTGGAGGGCAAGACCTTCTTCTGCGCCATTTCCGCCGGCGGCCCAGAGGAGGCTTACCAGCAGCAGGGGTTTAATCACTTCACCCTCAATGAATTATTACAGCCAATCGAGCAAACTGCACGTTTGACCGGCATGCGCTATCTGCCCCCCTTCGCCCTGTTTAGCTCGCGCACCGCCGTCGATGAAGGCCGGCTGCCGGCGCATATCGACGACTGGCAACGCTTACTCACAGCACTGCAACAGGGGCGGCTTAATCTGAAACTGGCTCGCCAGCAGAATCGTTTAAACAACCCACTCACCACATTAATCGAGGCTGAACTGTGA
- a CDS encoding monovalent cation:proton antiporter-2 (CPA2) family protein codes for MTAYFIQAFIYLAAAVIAVPIAKRLGLGSVLGYLIAGVVIGPVIGLVGSETNTLQHFAEFGVVMMLFLVGLELEPKMLWDMKHKLIGLGGLQLGLTTLAITAITIAMGQIFSIALTIGLIFALSSTAIVLQTFSEKNLAKTEGGRNAFSVLLFQDIAVIPMLALIPLLALPELVAQAQAAASSVAEHHAELSLVAGLPGWLYGIVVLASIALVVVGGHYLSRPLFRFVADSGLREIFTAAALMLVIGIAALMSLVGLSPALGTFLAGVVLANSEFRHELESNIEPFKGLLLGLFFITVGAGINFTVLSDNLTAILLMTAAVMLIKAAVLYVLALMFKIQNSDRWLFALSLAQAGEFGFVLLSYTVQNHVLPTDIAQTLSLVVALSMFFTPGLFILFDKVILPRFEVSENKRHFDDIDDTGTVIIAGIGRFGQIVNRLLVANGIPTVVLDHQAGQIDIMRKINIKSYYGDATQPDLLHTAGIDQASLLIIAIDDRERSVELVQYLKHSHPRVKVLSRAFDRGHSHQLRSAGADFVISETYHSALELGTEALKQLGTHPFKAENLKATFYQTENSHRDQLFNLWQQTTEDDKFISSYRELFIQLEETLGSAMKNDRSDNLSKMERGWTPPPKNYTDDFEH; via the coding sequence GTGACCGCGTATTTTATTCAGGCCTTTATCTATCTTGCTGCCGCCGTGATCGCCGTGCCGATTGCCAAACGCCTCGGCCTTGGTTCGGTACTCGGCTATCTGATTGCCGGCGTCGTCATTGGGCCGGTGATTGGCTTGGTCGGCAGCGAGACCAACACCCTGCAACACTTTGCCGAATTTGGCGTGGTCATGATGTTGTTTTTAGTCGGCCTCGAACTCGAGCCCAAGATGCTGTGGGATATGAAACACAAGTTAATCGGCCTCGGCGGCTTACAGCTGGGGTTGACCACCCTGGCAATCACCGCCATTACCATTGCCATGGGCCAGATTTTCTCTATCGCCCTTACCATCGGTTTGATCTTCGCCCTGTCATCGACGGCCATTGTGTTACAGACCTTCAGTGAAAAAAACCTGGCCAAGACCGAGGGCGGCCGCAATGCTTTCTCGGTATTACTGTTTCAAGATATTGCCGTCATCCCGATGCTGGCACTGATTCCGCTGCTAGCCCTGCCAGAACTGGTCGCCCAGGCGCAGGCGGCGGCCAGCAGTGTCGCCGAGCACCATGCGGAGTTGTCCCTGGTCGCCGGTTTACCAGGCTGGCTCTACGGCATTGTAGTCTTGGCCTCGATCGCCCTTGTTGTCGTCGGGGGGCATTATTTAAGCCGGCCGCTATTTCGCTTCGTCGCCGACTCTGGCCTGCGAGAAATCTTCACCGCCGCCGCATTGATGCTGGTTATCGGCATTGCTGCGCTGATGAGTTTGGTCGGTTTATCGCCGGCACTGGGTACCTTCTTAGCCGGTGTGGTGCTGGCCAACAGCGAGTTCAGACACGAGCTCGAATCCAATATCGAACCCTTTAAAGGGCTGCTGCTGGGGCTGTTCTTTATCACCGTCGGCGCCGGTATCAATTTTACGGTGCTGAGTGATAACCTGACCGCCATCCTATTAATGACAGCCGCGGTAATGCTGATCAAGGCGGCGGTGCTATATGTCTTGGCACTGATGTTTAAAATACAAAACAGCGACCGCTGGCTGTTCGCCCTCAGCCTGGCTCAGGCCGGCGAATTTGGCTTTGTGTTGCTGAGCTATACCGTACAAAATCACGTACTGCCCACCGATATCGCCCAAACCCTCTCGCTGGTGGTGGCGCTGTCGATGTTTTTCACCCCGGGCTTATTTATTCTGTTCGATAAGGTGATACTGCCGCGCTTTGAGGTCAGCGAGAACAAGCGTCATTTCGATGATATCGACGACACCGGCACCGTCATTATTGCCGGTATTGGTCGCTTCGGCCAAATCGTCAACCGCCTATTAGTGGCCAACGGCATACCCACTGTGGTGCTCGATCATCAGGCCGGGCAGATCGATATTATGCGCAAGATTAATATTAAGAGTTACTACGGTGATGCCACCCAGCCCGACCTGCTCCATACCGCCGGCATCGATCAGGCCTCGCTGTTAATTATTGCCATCGACGACCGCGAGCGCTCCGTCGAACTGGTGCAGTACCTCAAGCACAGCCATCCACGGGTAAAGGTACTGAGTCGCGCCTTTGACCGCGGCCACAGCCATCAGCTGCGCAGTGCCGGCGCTGATTTTGTCATCAGCGAAACCTACCACTCGGCGCTGGAACTGGGCACCGAGGCGTTAAAACAGCTGGGCACCCATCCCTTTAAGGCCGAAAACCTCAAGGCCACGTTCTATCAAACCGAGAACAGCCATCGCGACCAACTCTTCAACCTCTGGCAGCAGACCACCGAGGACGATAAATTTATCAGCAGCTACCGCGAGTTGTTTATTCAGCTGGAAGAAACCCTCGGCAGCGCAATGAAGAATGATCGCAGCGATAATCTCAGCAAGATGGAACGTGGCTGGACACCGCCACCCAAAAATTATACCGACGATTTTGAGCACTAG
- a CDS encoding RNA recognition motif domain-containing protein has translation MKLLIRNLARETTEEELNALFAEHGTIQSCTLVMDKVSGGSKGFGFVEMPKPGEAKAAMKLLNGQEVAGSKIRVKKADES, from the coding sequence ATGAAACTACTCATCCGCAACCTTGCCCGCGAAACCACCGAAGAAGAACTTAACGCCCTGTTTGCCGAACACGGCACAATTCAGTCCTGCACTCTGGTCATGGACAAGGTCAGCGGCGGTTCGAAAGGCTTCGGTTTTGTTGAGATGCCCAAGCCTGGTGAAGCCAAGGCGGCGATGAAACTGCTTAATGGCCAAGAAGTGGCCGGCAGCAAAATCCGCGTCAAGAAAGCCGACGAAAGCTAA
- a CDS encoding potassium channel family protein, producing the protein MLAMVLLNTAIVIVVVVIHYEFLFRLSMLLPKLNIMHRSRIVLGVGGALCAHAIEVWIFAVAYYFMHHADGWGYFSGNFAGHLLDCVYFSFTTYTTLGFGDITPHGDVRYLTGIEALTGLVLITWTASYLFIEMQKYWIEDEVHKEH; encoded by the coding sequence ATGTTAGCGATGGTTCTGCTCAATACTGCGATAGTTATTGTTGTCGTGGTGATTCACTATGAGTTTTTATTTCGGCTGTCGATGCTGCTGCCGAAGCTGAATATTATGCACCGCTCGCGCATCGTGCTAGGTGTTGGTGGCGCGCTCTGCGCCCATGCCATCGAGGTGTGGATTTTTGCTGTCGCCTACTATTTTATGCACCATGCCGATGGCTGGGGGTATTTCTCCGGTAATTTTGCCGGCCACCTTTTGGATTGTGTGTATTTCTCGTTCACCACCTATACCACCTTGGGCTTCGGTGACATTACCCCCCATGGCGATGTGCGCTATCTCACCGGTATCGAGGCGTTAACTGGCTTGGTATTGATTACTTGGACGGCGTCGTATCTGTTTATTGAGATGCAGAAGTACTGGATCGAGGATGAGGTGCACAAAGAACACTGA